One Haloterrigena salifodinae DNA window includes the following coding sequences:
- a CDS encoding sodium-dependent transporter yields MEEDTGLARDQWATRFGFVMALVGAVVGSGNIWRMPYVAGMNGGGAFLVIYLVLLYLIAVPGLMAETLLGRYTQRGVIGAFKNFLGEGWSEGLGLVVVIVNIGLMSYYAPVIAWTIYYLAHAVLGTFYQPGFDPTAFWAAFSGSPLLVVGLHTLVAVLVGFVLLFGISDGIERVVKWMIPALVVTLSAVAIKGLTLPGAMEGLAFAFNPEWKYMTDANTWIAALGQALFSTGLGWGIALTYGSYLGKNDDVPLGGGLITAVGNTSIGLLAIFTVFPAVFAFGLEPTTGAELTFVSLVSIFPSMTGGYIWGLLFFLGFLFATYSSGLGITEVGVTTVKEETRLTRTQSVIAVVGAWWLLGIPSAYSSEFLGWMDFMFGNFGLPLATLMILILVGWVIDSKRARILDLNHNSDVYIGSYWDPIIKYVIPTVMVFIMGYYFATNIEDPRAISGLALMVGLTIGSILLMQFIRRGKTNEPALTPGGD; encoded by the coding sequence ATGGAAGAAGATACAGGACTCGCCCGTGATCAGTGGGCAACACGGTTCGGTTTCGTTATGGCACTGGTCGGGGCTGTGGTGGGGTCTGGCAACATCTGGCGAATGCCGTATGTTGCTGGAATGAACGGAGGTGGGGCGTTTCTGGTTATATATCTCGTCCTACTGTACCTCATCGCCGTCCCTGGATTAATGGCAGAAACGCTTCTCGGACGGTACACGCAGAGGGGAGTCATTGGTGCGTTTAAGAACTTCCTCGGAGAGGGGTGGTCCGAAGGGTTGGGCCTTGTAGTCGTCATCGTCAATATCGGGTTGATGTCTTACTACGCCCCGGTAATCGCGTGGACAATCTACTATCTGGCACACGCGGTACTGGGAACGTTCTACCAACCCGGATTCGACCCCACGGCGTTCTGGGCCGCGTTCTCCGGATCCCCACTGTTAGTCGTGGGACTGCACACGTTAGTTGCAGTTCTAGTCGGATTCGTCTTACTTTTCGGTATCTCGGATGGTATTGAACGAGTCGTCAAATGGATGATCCCGGCGTTGGTGGTGACGCTGTCCGCAGTCGCTATCAAAGGACTAACGCTCCCTGGAGCGATGGAAGGGCTCGCGTTCGCGTTCAATCCTGAGTGGAAGTACATGACCGATGCAAATACGTGGATTGCTGCTCTTGGTCAGGCACTCTTCTCAACCGGGCTGGGATGGGGTATTGCACTCACTTACGGTAGCTACCTCGGAAAGAACGACGACGTCCCGCTCGGCGGCGGCCTGATCACCGCGGTTGGGAACACGAGCATCGGTCTACTTGCCATCTTTACCGTGTTTCCTGCCGTCTTCGCGTTCGGTCTAGAACCGACTACAGGGGCTGAGTTGACCTTCGTTTCGCTCGTTTCTATCTTCCCGAGTATGACCGGCGGCTACATCTGGGGCCTTCTGTTCTTCCTTGGCTTCCTGTTCGCTACATACTCGTCCGGCCTCGGTATCACAGAGGTCGGGGTAACGACCGTCAAAGAAGAGACGCGTCTGACGCGTACTCAGTCCGTGATAGCAGTTGTCGGCGCTTGGTGGCTGCTCGGAATTCCGAGCGCATATTCCTCCGAATTCCTCGGCTGGATGGACTTCATGTTCGGCAACTTCGGACTCCCGCTCGCGACGTTGATGATACTCATCCTTGTCGGCTGGGTGATCGATTCGAAACGCGCTCGCATCCTCGACTTAAATCATAACAGCGACGTCTATATTGGCTCTTATTGGGATCCGATCATCAAATACGTGATTCCGACCGTAATGGTCTTCATTATGGGGTATTACTTCGCAACCAATATCGAGGACCCGCGGGCAATCAGCGGTCTCGCCCTCATGGTTGGTCTTACTATCGGGAGTATCCTACTCATGCAGTTCATTCGGAGAGGAAAGACGAATGAACCTGCTCTGACGCCAGGAGGTGACTGA
- a CDS encoding DMT family transporter — protein MSTVRDVRDLGLLALLWGTIFPAAEIGLSTFPPLLLMALRFDVASLLMIGYVVLRSEDWRPRSRGDVLAIVAGGVLWTVIGNGVWYIGQALTTSVFSGIMTSLVPVLTAGFSWVLLPKERLRPLSIAGLGIGFVGVLVMLVPSGAITFTESLLGKAILFGGAGGVALASVLIRYADMSLSSSVQTAWSAALGAVLLHALSPLFGETWSGEVPLIAGVAVAYLGIISTVVAYLLYFSLLQRRPSFEVTLVMYLSPVVAATTGWLLFGEPITFSMVGGFLLVVAGFSLMKREEIQAELTRYGIVD, from the coding sequence ATGTCGACAGTTAGAGACGTTCGGGATTTGGGGCTTCTCGCACTATTATGGGGTACCATCTTTCCGGCCGCCGAAATCGGGCTTTCGACGTTCCCGCCGCTTCTGTTGATGGCGTTGCGATTCGACGTGGCCAGCCTACTGATGATCGGGTACGTCGTCCTTCGGAGTGAGGACTGGAGGCCGCGTTCACGAGGCGACGTGCTTGCGATCGTTGCTGGCGGCGTGTTGTGGACTGTAATCGGCAACGGTGTCTGGTACATCGGACAGGCCCTGACCACGAGCGTTTTCTCGGGCATAATGACTAGTCTCGTTCCGGTGTTAACAGCCGGGTTCTCGTGGGTGCTCCTTCCCAAAGAGCGCCTTCGCCCTCTCTCGATCGCTGGCTTGGGGATTGGATTCGTCGGTGTGCTGGTTATGCTGGTTCCGTCCGGAGCGATTACGTTCACCGAGAGCCTGCTGGGCAAGGCAATTCTATTCGGGGGCGCGGGTGGCGTCGCGCTGGCGAGTGTGCTGATTCGATACGCCGACATGTCACTCTCCAGTTCAGTGCAAACAGCTTGGTCAGCGGCCCTCGGTGCGGTCCTTTTACACGCCCTGAGCCCACTATTTGGAGAGACGTGGAGTGGTGAGGTGCCACTGATTGCTGGCGTGGCAGTCGCCTATCTCGGTATCATCTCGACAGTCGTTGCGTATCTGCTCTATTTTTCACTACTCCAGCGTCGCCCCTCGTTTGAGGTGACACTTGTGATGTATCTGTCTCCTGTAGTTGCTGCAACTACCGGGTGGCTTCTGTTTGGGGAGCCAATCACGTTCTCAATGGTTGGTGGGTTCCTCCTCGTAGTTGCGGGGTTCTCACTGATGAAACGCGAAGAGATTCAGGCAGAGCTCACTCGATACGGAATCGTCGACTGA
- a CDS encoding proline racemase family protein — MQSDVLIESIDTHTGGEPTRIITGGLNREVFEGGTVREQRDKFAEEFDHLREFLMKEPRGHDDMFGAITVPPSRDDADLGLFFMDNGGYLDMCGHGTIGVVTALIETGRLEAKSQVRIETPAGVVSARPEMSEDGRVDRVAVQNITSYIVDNVEVTLSLGGRTVVVPVDVVHAGNVFALVPASAVDLAVATENTDKFVELGLEIRRTINREFGLQDPLSGKSTTVDITEFYESDNDADRNVVIFGEGQVDRSPCGSGTCAKMTLLHDKEELDLNEAYQYESVIGTRFEGELQDHEDRDGIRVMTSEVAGSAYIVATHKFLRDPEDSVPCFSV; from the coding sequence ATGCAGTCAGACGTGCTTATTGAGTCGATCGACACGCACACAGGTGGCGAGCCGACTCGCATTATCACTGGCGGCCTCAACCGAGAAGTGTTCGAGGGTGGAACGGTTCGAGAGCAACGCGATAAGTTTGCCGAAGAATTCGACCACTTACGTGAGTTCTTGATGAAGGAGCCACGGGGCCATGACGATATGTTCGGGGCGATTACGGTCCCACCCTCTCGTGACGACGCAGACCTTGGATTATTCTTCATGGATAATGGGGGGTACCTCGACATGTGTGGGCACGGGACTATAGGCGTCGTGACCGCATTGATAGAAACAGGACGACTAGAAGCGAAATCACAGGTACGAATCGAAACGCCAGCAGGTGTCGTCTCAGCGCGTCCAGAGATGAGTGAGGACGGGAGGGTCGACCGAGTTGCGGTCCAGAACATCACCTCGTATATTGTTGATAACGTCGAAGTTACCCTGTCGCTTGGCGGCAGAACGGTCGTAGTTCCGGTAGACGTTGTCCACGCTGGTAATGTATTCGCACTTGTCCCTGCGTCCGCAGTTGACCTCGCAGTCGCGACAGAGAATACGGACAAATTCGTGGAATTAGGCCTTGAAATCCGGAGGACCATCAACCGAGAGTTCGGCCTTCAAGACCCACTTTCTGGAAAAAGTACGACAGTAGACATCACGGAGTTCTACGAGTCAGACAACGACGCCGACCGAAACGTCGTTATTTTCGGCGAAGGGCAAGTCGATCGTTCCCCGTGCGGATCCGGGACGTGTGCCAAAATGACCCTTCTTCACGACAAGGAGGAACTCGACCTTAACGAGGCATACCAGTACGAAAGCGTGATCGGAACACGTTTCGAAGGGGAACTCCAAGACCATGAGGACAGAGACGGCATCCGCGTAATGACATCGGAGGTTGCTGGATCCGCGTATATCGTCGCAACCCACAAGTTCTTACGTGATCCTGAAGACTCAGTCCCATGTTTTAGTGTCTAA